A genomic region of Anopheles coustani chromosome 3, idAnoCousDA_361_x.2, whole genome shotgun sequence contains the following coding sequences:
- the LOC131267153 gene encoding sericin-2-like: MPANYLVKYAVVVGVLSCVALVLARPGFNDAVVFPKDEEPPHSLPVFLPTGGSGKPKAPGVPMESSAASNTGSQTVIGPDGSVQQQTAGGSQSANLAADGSKGQLSATNTQQQSFQSGDKFQSQNQAQGQSASFDKDHQALSNANTNTNTVRDGQNVREQTSGGAASSLQTAQGSQASQAQTNSESFKEGGKQGDRSTGSAQSQNIGKDGSVSASNANTGSERVVLADGTVVTKSTSSSSSFQVSGNTKASSQSFSSSFGG; the protein is encoded by the coding sequence ATGCCGGCGAACTACCTAGTGAAGTATGCCGTTGTGGTAGGTGTTCTGTCTTGTGTCGCCTTGGTACTCGCTCGCCCCGGTTTCAACGATGCCGTTGTGTTCCCTAAAGATGAAGAACCGCCGCATTCACTGCCGGTGTTTTTACCTACTGGTGGATCGGGCAAACCTAAAGCTCCCGGAGTTCCGATGGAGTCGAGTGCCGCTTCAAATACCGGCTCGCAAACGGTGATCGGACCGGATGGAAGCGTACAGCAGCAAACGGCCGGCGGTAGTCAGAGCGCCAACCTTGCCGCCGACGGTAGCAAGGGCCAGCTGAGTGCGACCAACACGCAGCAGCAGTCGTTCCAGTCCGGCGACAAGTTCCAGAGCCAAAATCAAGCGCAAGGCCAATCGGCGTCATTCGATAAGGACCATCAGGCGCTGTCGAACGCCAACACCAACACGAACACGGTCCGCGATGGACAGAACGTGCGCGAACAGACATCCGGTGGGGCCGCCTCTTCGCTGCAGACGGCGCAGGGTAGCCAGGCGAGTCAGGCGCAGACAAACAGTGAATCGTTCAAGGAGGGCGGAAAGCAGGGAGACCGATCGACCGGATCGGCTCAAAGCCAGAACATTGGAAAGGATGGGTCCGTATCGGCTTCGAACGCCAACACCGGCTCGGAGCGGGTCGTACTTGCCGATGGCACGGTGGTAACCAAGTCGACCAGCTCTTCGTCCTCGTTCCAGGTCAGCGGAAATACAAAAGCATCCTCACAGTCGTTTTCGTCTTCGTTCGGTGGATAA
- the LOC131267160 gene encoding trithorax group protein osa-like — MGVVVECRPKRDVVRSLPFGLRVLGRRAEFQRSVASTPNQFLEMLAEDEVEDVAELPCGVNGHHYDSDEHDDDHHHRHGPHQHGYGRQGVAIGAGFGYNPYYGMPQQYGYGGQPGNLFDVVTKNTAAVFDNVNKQIGQTFNAVSRPLGIGFGFLPGMVSIGGSYGGGYGQYDPQQGPGFNQHGQHPFPYPGAGIPGQGPPFGHGVQDRPSHHGRPHGNRPGQGFQPQNPSLPGVPPLSPTSPTVQPGGPNEWTSPPKVPDSPPPVPVTPAPPAVPSVPPPVPPAPVPPPAVPPVPAPPPVPENPPRVNTPPPPPVPVNPPPVNPPPPPPPPTSDNNSWSPDNLPPVAPPPAAPKGGDNVEDEDDAVYDIDIRLGGDDKVKRTKRQFFPNLFNQIGGLVNTAVNSAGNLAQGTFNPGQPAPGGFPNFFGQPQRPQRPPQQPAQPAQPAPNTPSPPPPPPPPPQQQGSKSPELNLQTLGEDGMVWTYESLGVKPPARVRRDVDAIYFPDDEDDDRFTSHKQPPTHKPAPVHLAGVSGSQAGAQSQSQNVANGFQQSSGSQSQTQTVQNQHGVFNQNAAGSTSGNVAVDGSSGQLSAANTQQQNFQTATGSGSQNQANSQSANFDKNTGNLQLSNSNANTMSIREKDKYKEQANAGSSSVNQNQFGQSSSNAQTNSETFFENGVQGNKNSASSQSLQTNKDGSVSGATSNTMSNTFTGPGGLTGSSSSSQSSSFNQGGGGGSQTGAFSGASSGASSGASSSSSAASSSASGPLSFSISGSFAGLPLGTPLGAPLGNLLPNLFPKLVGQQRMVRGKNTHTGRLSPFTGIGHASCWRKPNANLPFDKLAQRAFSEKWWKIADRSSSSSSSPPSSADISVV, encoded by the exons ATGGGTGTGGTTGTGGAGTGCCGTCCGAAGCGGGACGTTGTACGTTCGCTTCCGTTCGGACTGCGGGTGTTGGGGCGAAGGGCAGAGTTCCAGCGGAGCGTGGCAAGCACGCCAAACCAGTTTTTGGAGATGCTGGCCGAAGACGAGGTCGAAGACGTCGCCGAGCTGCCGTGCG GTGTAAATGGTCATCATTACGATTCGGACGAGCACGATGACGACCACCATCACCGCCATGGGCCGCATCAGCACGGCTACGGCCGCCAGGGTGTAGCGATTGGAGCCGGTTTCGGATACAACCCATACTACGGCATGCCACAGCAGTATGGGTACGGTGGTCAGCCCGGAAATTTGTTTGACGTGGTGACGAAAAACACGGCCGCAGTTTTCGATAACGTGAACAAACAGATCGGACAAACGTTCAATGCAGTCTCGCGACCGTTGGGTATCGGATTCGGGTTCCTTCCGGGGATGGTGAGCATTGGTGGTTCCTACGGAGGTGGCTATGGACAGTACGATCCACAGCAAGGTCCTGGGTTTAACCAACATGGGCAGCATCCGTTCCCGTATCCTGGAGCAGGAATACCCGGGCAAGGTCCACCGTTTGGCCATGGAGTGCAGGATAGACCATCGCATCACGGAAGACCTCACGGAAATCGCCCAGGACAGGGATTCCAACCGCAGAATCCTTCCCTTCCTGGAGTACCTCCTCTAAGTCCAACGAGTCCTACCGTACAACCTGGTGGTCCCAACGAATGGACCTCTCCTCCGAAAGTGCCAGATAGTCCCCCACCAGTTCCGGTTACACCTGCTCCACCGGCCGTTCCAAGTGTTCCCCCACCAGTTCCTCCTGCACCGGTCCCACCACCAGCGGTTCCACCGGTACCGGCTCCACCACCAGTACCAGAAAACCCACCCCGAGTCAATacgccacctccaccaccagttCCAGTAAATCCACCACCAGtaaatcctcctcctccaccgccaccaccaacatCGGACAATAACAGTTGGAGTCCCGACAATCTGCCACCAGtggcaccaccaccagccgcCCCGAAAGGAGGAGACAACGTTGAAGATGAAGATGACGCCGTGTACGATATCGACATCCGCCTCGGTGGTGACGATAAGGTGAAACGAACAAAGCGACAGTTCTTTCCGAACCTCTTCAATCAGATTGGAGGTCTAGTGAATACAGCCGTCAACTCGGCCGGTAATTTGGCGCAGGGAACTTTTAACCCTGGTCAACCAGCTcccggtggttttccgaacTTCTTCGGACAGCCACAACGACCACAACGTCCACCTCAACAACCAGCACAGCCTGCGCAACCTGCCCCCAACACAccatcgccaccaccaccaccaccaccgccaccacaaCAGCAGGGAAGTAAGTCTCCCGAGTTAAACCTTCAGACGCTTGGTGAAGATGGCATGGTTTGGACTTACGAATCCCTCGGGGTGAAGCCTCCTGCACGGGTGCGTCGTGACGTCGACGCCATCTACTTCCCCGACGACGAGGATGATGATCGTTTCACTAGCCACAAACAgccacccacacacaaaccCGCACCCGTACACCTGGCGGGAGTCTCTGGCTCGCAGGCGGGAGCACAAAGTCAGTCGCAGAACGTTGCGAATGGATTCCAACAGAGCAGTGGATCGCAAAGTCAGACGCAAACCGTTCAGAACCAGCACGGTGTGTTCAATCAGAATGCGGCTGGGAGCACGTCGGGTAACGTGGCCGTCGATGGTTCGTCCGGGCAGCTGAGTGCGGCCAACACGCAGCAGCAAAACTTCCAGACGGCGACCGGTTCCGGCAGCCAAAACCAGGCGAACAGCCAGTCGGCCAACTTCGATAAGAACACGGGCAACCTGCAGCTGTCCAACTCGAACGCCAACACGATGTCGATCCGGGAAAAGGACAAGTACAAGGAGCAGGCGAACGCCGGATCATCCTCGGTGAACCAGAACCAGTTCGGTCAGTCATCGAGCAACGCGCAGACTAACTCCGAAACGTTCTTCGAGAACGGCGTGCAGGGCAACAAGAACTCCGCCTCCAGCCAGAGCTTGCAGACGAACAAGGATGGGTCGGTGTCCGGTGCGACCAGTAACACCATGTCGAACACCTTCACCGGGCCCGGTGGCCTGACGGGTTCGTCCTCGTCTAGCCAGTCGTCGAGCTTCAACCAGGGCGGTGGAGGCGGCTCCCAGACCGGTGCCTTCAGCGGAGCGTCGAGTGGCGCGTCCAGTGGCGCTTCCTCCAGTAGTTCCGCGGCGAGCTCGTCCGCGTCCGGGCCGCTGTCGTTTAGCATAAGCGGATCGTTCGCAGGGCTTCCGCTGGGCACACCGTTGGGTGCCCCGTTGGGTAATCTCCTACCCAATCTATTCCCCAAGCTGGTGGGACAGCAA AGAATGGTTAGAggaaagaacacacacaccggtcGACTGTCGCCATTCACCGGCATCGGACATGCTTCCTGCTGG